The Rhinoderma darwinii isolate aRhiDar2 chromosome 11, aRhiDar2.hap1, whole genome shotgun sequence genome window below encodes:
- the LOC142663328 gene encoding histone H2A type 1-like — protein sequence MSGRGKQGGKVRAKAKTRSSRAGLQFPVGRVHRLLRKGNYAQRVGAGAPVYLAAVLEYLTAEILELAGNAARDNKKTRIIPRHLQLAVRNDEELNKLLGGVTIAQGGVLPNIQAVLLPKKTESSKSAKSK from the coding sequence ATGTCTGGAAGAGGAAAGCAAGGAGGCAAAGTGCGGGCTAAAGCCAAGACCCGCTCATCCCGGGCAGGACTGCAGTTCCCTGtcggtcgtgtgcacagacttCTCCGCAAGGGCAACTACGCTCAGAGGGTGGGCGCCGGCGCTCCGGTCTACCTGGCCGCTGTGCTGGAATATCTGACCGCTGAGATCCTGGAACTGGCCGGAAATGCCGCCCGGGACAACAAGAAGACCCGAATCATCCCCCGTCACCTGCAGCTGGCCGTGCGCAATGACGAGGAGCTCAACAAGCTGCTGGGTGGTGTGACCATCGCTCAGGGAGGCGTCCTGCCCAACATCCAGGCCGTTCTGCTGCCCAAGAAGACCGAGAGCAGCAAAAGCGCCAAGAGCAAGTGA